One region of Anaerolineae bacterium genomic DNA includes:
- a CDS encoding GlsB/YeaQ/YmgE family stress response membrane protein, with protein sequence MSLLAWIILGGLAGWLAGQLTKGRGSGCLVNVILGIIGGIIGGWLFSLIGIQLGGPVGSFITAVIGATVLIWLGQLFSRK encoded by the coding sequence ATGTCGTTATTAGCTTGGATTATCTTGGGTGGGCTGGCCGGTTGGCTGGCCGGCCAACTGACCAAAGGGCGAGGCTCCGGCTGTTTGGTCAATGTGATTTTGGGCATTATCGGGGGAATCATCGGCGGCTGGCTGTTCAGTTTGATTGGCATCCAACTTGGCGGGCCGGTAGGGAGTTTTATTACGGCCGTAATTGGCGCAACAGTGTTGATTTGGCTGGGCCAGTTGTTTAGCCGAAAGTAA